Sequence from the Streptomyces mobaraensis NBRC 13819 = DSM 40847 genome:
GGCCGGCCCCCGCAAGAAACGGTGAAAGGGCGGGACAGGGGCACCCCACTCCGCGCCCACCCGGGCGCTAGGCTCGCGCCCGTACGGGCCGGAGCATCCGGCCGGCAGCCGGCGGGCCGGCGGGCGGACGTCCGGAGCGGACGACCGGACGCCGGGAGTCCGGCGACAGGAGATCCGGTACCGGAGATCCGGACGTCGGGCATCCGGAAACGGAGCGCCGCCGCGCCGGAACCCCGAGGCCCGGAGTCGGAAGCATCGATCGGGAGACACGCACGCCATGGCCAAGAAGCGCCGACCCCAGACCAAGGCCGCCGCACCGCGGGCCGTCGACGGGCCGATCCCCGTCGTCGGTGCCCGCGAGCCCTGCCCCTGCGGCTCCGGCCGCCGCTACAAGGCGTGCCACGGCCAGCAGGCCGCCCACGCCTCGGCCGAACTGGTCCAGCGGCCGTTCGAGGGCCTGCCGGGCGAGGCCGACTGGGTCGCCCTGCGCGAGCTGGTGCCCGCCGCCACCGTGCGGCTCACGCTCAAGGACGGGCTGCCCGAGGGCGTGCCCTCGGTGACGCTGGCGACCGTGCTGCCCATGGCCTGGCCGGCCCTGCGCCGGGACAACGGCGCCGTCCTGCTCGGCCTGCAGAACGACACCGCGACCGGTGACCTCAGCCGCGACCTCGCGGACACCCTCCAGCGCGCCCTCGCCGCCGAGCCGGGCACCCCCGTCGGCGGTTCCCGGACGGGCGGCGACGGGCCGCGGCTCCAGGACCTGCTGGACCTCTCGGCGCCCTTCGAGCCGGAGGTGCACACCGGATTCGAGTTCTGGGTCGAGAACGCCGAGAACGCCACCGGCGAGGTCGCCGCCTCGCTGGAGCGGGCCAACGCCGCCGCGATCCCCACCGTCCGGCTCGCCGGGGTCGAGGGCGCGTACTGGTGCGAGACGCCCGAGAAGAACCACCTGCGCTGGGTGATGACCCACCCGGAGGAGAAGCTGCTGGACGCGCTCGCGCGGCTGCACGCGGCCGGTGAGTCCTCGCTCGGCGAGGGCACCCGGCTCGTCGGCTCGTTCCGCGCCCACGGGCTGACCGTGCCCGTCTGGGACCTGCCCACGGGCGTGGCCGCGGCGGACGTCGAGAAGCCGGCCGCCGCGTTCGCGGAGCGGCTGAACAAGGCGCTCGCCGACGAGTCGCCGCTGTCCGGCGAGGAGCGCCGGGCCCGCAGCGGCCTGACCAGCCGTCAGGTCACGCTGAACTGACGGTTCCGGAGCGGCCCTTCCGCCCCACGGGCGTCGCCGGCCGGTCGGTCGTCCGTCATCCGCCGTCCGTCACTCACCGTCCGGCCCCCAGGGGCCGGGCGGCGCCGGGCGGCCCCCGGAAGGGGCGCGTCCGAGCGCGCGGCGGGCTACACCAGCCCGTCCAGATCGGAGAAGTCCAGCTCCGGCGCGAGGTCGACGCGCGTAGCGAAACCGGCGCGGGCGGAGAGCGCGGCCCATACCGTCACCTCGCCCGAGGTGTCACGGACGCCCCACTCCTGGGACAGCGCGCTGATGATGTTGAGCCCGCGCCCGCCGCGGGCCGTGACCGAGGGAGTGGCCGGAAACGGACGGGTCGGGCCGCCACCGTCGGTGACCTCCACGGTGAGCCGTCCGCGCTCGTCCACCCGCCAGGCGGCGAGGACGCCGCCGTCGCCGTCGGCCCGTGCCGGGCCGCGCTCCCGGCTCAGCGGGCGCCCGTGCCGGTACGCGTTGCTGAGCAACTCCGAAAGAATCAGTACGGCGTCGTCGATGACCGGATCCGGTACCCCGCTCGTCCGCAGGTCCGCACGCATGCGGTGTCTCGCTTCGCCCACACCGGCGGGACCATGGGGTACGGCCATGACCGACGACGTGGGCACCTCCTGTGCCACCACCAACGCCACCCCCGAGACCTCCTTTGCCCCACGTCAGGGGATGAATGCCCCAATGGCCTGGACCGGAAACCGGCCACTCCGGGTCCGGTGGGGGCACTCGGGCCGGCCGGACACGGGCCGAACGCGCCGGGGCACACCCTGTCATGAGCGCGGGGGCGTGCGGACGCGCCCGACGGCGCGCGGAGTTCGGGAGGCGCGCGGTCAGCGCCGTCCCACCTGAGTGAGCACCGCCTTCGGCCGGTTGGTGATCACCGCGTCGACGCCCAACCGCAGGCACAGTTCGACGTCCTCGGGCTCGTTGACCGTCCACACGTGCACCTGGTGCCCCGCCTGATGCAGCCGTGCCACGTACCCCGGGTGGGAGCGCACGATCCGGATGCTGGGCCCGGCGATGTCCACCCCGGGCGGCAGCCGGCCGTCACGCAGCCGCGGCGACAGGAACTGCATCAGATAGACGGCCGGGAGCGCGGGCGCCTCGGCGCGGATCCGGTGCAGGGAACGGGCGGAGAAGCTCATCACGCGGACCGCCGGGGGTTCCCCGGGCGGCGGCCGGTCCAGGCCGAAGCGGCCGAGCAGGGCGAGCAGCCGCGCCTCCACCAAGCCCGCCCAGCGCGTCGGGTGCTTGGTCTCGATGGCGAGCTCGACGCGCCGGTCCGCGTCGACGACGAGTTCGAGGAGCCGCTCCAGGGTGAGGACGGCGGTGTCGGCCGGATCACCGGGGTCCGTCGTCTCGGTGTCGGGCGCCTCCGCGTCCGTGGCGCGCCCCTTCCACGACCCGAAGTCGAGCGCCGCCAGATCGGCAAGCTCCAGGGACGAGACGGCCCCGCGCCCGTTGGACGTGCGGTTGACCCGCCGGTCGTGGACGCAGACGAGGTGCCCGTCCGCCGTCAGCCGCACATCGCACTCCAGCGCGTCCGCGCCGTCCTCGATCGCCTTCCGGTACGCGGCGAGGGTGTGCTCCGGCGCGTCCTCGGACGCGCCGCGGTGGGCGATGACGGCCGGCGGGCGGCTCCCGGGGCGGGACGCGGGGGCCCGGTGCGCAGTGGTCACCGCGTTATGGTGCCACCGCCTGGCACAATCGCGCATGGGCGCTTGTGTCCGGTCGGTCCGCTGTGTCCGGTCGGTCCGCTCGCCGCACCGCCCGGCCGGGCCCTCCGGCCACCCGGCCTTCCGGTTGACCGGCCGCTGTCCGGCCACCCGGCCGCTCCGGTGGACCGCCACCGCCGACCCGCTCGTCACGGGGGCCACCCGGCCACCGGTCCGCGCGGCGCGGAGGCGCACAGGGTCCGCTTACGGCGGCCTGACGGGCGATGGGAAAGGCTGGCGGGGGTAGGTGTTCCGGCGTGGCCCCACCCGTCCCGCAGCGGCTCCGGCCGTGAACGAACCGACGTACGTGATGAGGAGACCACCGTGAGCACCGAGAACGAGGGCGCCGCCGTTCCTTCCGCGGGTGGTTCGCAGTCGGGATCTCCGGCTCCGGAGGCGGCGAAGGAGGCGACTCCCCCCGCGGCACCGCCCGCGCCCGCGACGCCGCCGGCCGGCTCGTCCGCGGCGGAGGGTGGCGAGGGACGCACCGAGCGGCTCCCGACCGTACCGCCGCACGCGCCCTCCGCTTCTCCCGGCCCTTCCGCCCCCGGGACGCCTCCGCCGCCCGCGGACCAGGGCGCCTGGTACAACGCGGCCGGCGCTCCGGCCGCGTACGGCGCGACGCCGCAGGACGGCACCGGGCACGGCGGCCCGCTCGTCCCGCCGGCCGCCCCCTGGGGCGCGCCCGAACCGCCGCGGCGCCGGCGCGGGGGCGGCCTCGCGGCGGCCGTCCTGGTGGCGGCCCTGGTCGCCGGCGCGGCCGGCGGCGGCATCGGCTACTGGGCGGCGAACCGGAACGACACCTCGTCCACGACCGTCTCGGCCCCGGGCGACCCGAAGACCGCCAGCCGGACCCCCGGTTCCGTCGCGGACATCGCCGCCAAGGCGCTGCCGAGCGTCGTGACGATCGAGGCGCAGAGCAGCGGCGGCGAGGGCGGCACCGGCACCGGCTTCGTCTACGACACCGAGGGCCACATCCTCACCAACAACCACGTCGTGGCCTCGGCCGCCGACGGCGGCCGGCTGTCCGTGACGTTCTCCAACGGCAAGCAGTACGACGCGGAGGTCATCGGCCGCGC
This genomic interval carries:
- a CDS encoding glycerophosphodiester phosphodiesterase; this encodes MTTAHRAPASRPGSRPPAVIAHRGASEDAPEHTLAAYRKAIEDGADALECDVRLTADGHLVCVHDRRVNRTSNGRGAVSSLELADLAALDFGSWKGRATDAEAPDTETTDPGDPADTAVLTLERLLELVVDADRRVELAIETKHPTRWAGLVEARLLALLGRFGLDRPPPGEPPAVRVMSFSARSLHRIRAEAPALPAVYLMQFLSPRLRDGRLPPGVDIAGPSIRIVRSHPGYVARLHQAGHQVHVWTVNEPEDVELCLRLGVDAVITNRPKAVLTQVGRR
- a CDS encoding S1C family serine protease; translated protein: MSTENEGAAVPSAGGSQSGSPAPEAAKEATPPAAPPAPATPPAGSSAAEGGEGRTERLPTVPPHAPSASPGPSAPGTPPPPADQGAWYNAAGAPAAYGATPQDGTGHGGPLVPPAAPWGAPEPPRRRRGGGLAAAVLVAALVAGAAGGGIGYWAANRNDTSSTTVSAPGDPKTASRTPGSVADIAAKALPSVVTIEAQSSGGEGGTGTGFVYDTEGHILTNNHVVASAADGGRLSVTFSNGKQYDAEVIGRAQGYDVAVIKLKNPSGAKLSPLPLGDSDKTAVGDATVAIGAPFGLSGTVTTGIVSAKNRPVASSDGGGSGNASYMSALQTDASINPGNSGGPLLNAQGAVIGINSAIQSANNGGGFPGAQGQSGSIGLGFAIPINQAKNVAEQLIKTGKPVYPVIGATVNMKDGGTGARIADNGTDGSAAVTPGGPADKAGLKSGDVIVKLGDTKIDSGPTLISEIWTHKPGTKVPITYVRNGKQTTTDIVLGERTGDK
- a CDS encoding DUF5926 family protein, which produces MAKKRRPQTKAAAPRAVDGPIPVVGAREPCPCGSGRRYKACHGQQAAHASAELVQRPFEGLPGEADWVALRELVPAATVRLTLKDGLPEGVPSVTLATVLPMAWPALRRDNGAVLLGLQNDTATGDLSRDLADTLQRALAAEPGTPVGGSRTGGDGPRLQDLLDLSAPFEPEVHTGFEFWVENAENATGEVAASLERANAAAIPTVRLAGVEGAYWCETPEKNHLRWVMTHPEEKLLDALARLHAAGESSLGEGTRLVGSFRAHGLTVPVWDLPTGVAAADVEKPAAAFAERLNKALADESPLSGEERRARSGLTSRQVTLN